The DNA sequence CCTCTTATACACACTTAAAACTTTATCGTATTTATCTTAGTAAACAAGctatacttataaaattatctCTTATCATTTGTTAGCTCATattgttttacataaatacaGTTACGATTTCTGTCAGTCGcatattagatattaaacaTGCCGTGCTTGAAGGTGCTCACAAATCTGCCGAACAGCAAAATTCCCAATGATTTTGTCAATAAAATCGTGCCCGTGCTCTCCAAATCCGTGAGGAAGCCAGTAGAAGTAAGTATTTGCGAACGTtcaaagatatattatattatatttaaattatgatttacATTGAAAACTGCGAGCGTGTGTATTTTAACCATGaaataacattttagtttGTGTATAATTCCGACACTATTCCCTATAGGTACCAGATATAAATCTGTTTTCCATACTTTTATTATGAAAGACTTTATTATCAATAGTTTTAGTGGTAGTTGCATATTGCGTAACATAGTCTTAAGAACCGATTTTATATGTAAGTTCGATGTATTTGTGTCAATCCGTAGGGCTCATGCAACCTTGAAATCGCGAGGTACAAAAATCTCAGTATTGGGATCGGGATTATTGTAGGTATTGTATTGGAAGTAAAGGCCCtgctacaatttttttgttagcaTCGTGATGAAGAGTGACAAAAAGCTTCAGTTAAAGTTAGTGTTTAACagaactattatttattcgaTTTCAAAAATACTCGTTGGAGCGGCTGGACATTTTTCTAATGTTAGATaacaaatatgtttatataattatgctttttaaaatagattgaaatatataatgagTACATCGCCAAAGTTATACGTTAAATGTCAAATTGGATATGCACGTAAGTTAATAGGAATCGtaagtatgtatttataaagtgtaagaaacaaaacaaaccaaaaccaaaattaaaagttacacATTCGTGTGtgaaaatacttttcttgtcatattagtaatatatgataccgaagagctggcgcatatatttttttacttaagagGGTTCTACAAGTATAAAATTCTGCAAGTTTTccttatcaaaaatatatcatttctAAGGTCTTTCGATTCCAGTGTGTGCAcaaattccatttttaaagtGTCTTAAATTGTCTTCAGAACTTCATGGTCGTCATATCTGGAGATTGTCAGTTGTCATTCGGTGGAGTATCAACAGAATATGGGGCAGTGGCATCGATAGAATCGATTGGACATTTAGGGCCTGATGATAACAAAGTCATAACTAAGGAAGTAACCGCTTTTATTAACAAAGAGCTGGGTATAAAACCAAATAAGTAAGTGATATTTTCTTGATTacttttactatatttaaatgcTAAGCGATAGTTTAACATTTTCACTTGCGCAATCGGTTTAGTAAATGATTTCTAAGGATTTCGATGCTCTTgctaaagattttttttgctttGGAGGAAACATATGGCTCCTACTATCTATCCTCTACTTGTTGATGCTATGGATTTCAATATTGCTATTTCATACCTGAAACCTCATTCTTATAAAACATGAagtgaataatttatatttttttcagcttCTTCCTCACGTTTTACGACCTCGCAGCTTACAACGTCGCTAGGGATGGGGACACTATTGGTTAAATGGATTtcgaaataaaacaaactatttattacgatcttattttattgttaaactacttgattattataattcagTAATACTCAgcaatatatgttttaaattgtatttatcaattgcatgaaaataataatttccgaTATAAGGGAGCCTTATCTTGATTGCTTTATCACATAGATAATGTAGTACCTTTACGCTGCTCCAACATTCAATAGTATTAATTTAACCAAAATTAAAACCTTAATTTCGTTTGTCTATTTAAAACAGGGAAGTGCTCCTTCTTAGATTAAGTAGAAGCAAGTTTTAAACAGTTTCGTCTATTTGTTTATGGTGAatgtctaaatattttttcttacagTTAAGTCACATAACTATAATGAATGAATTGTTCCCGTTTTTATCAGGCATTAAAGTATTTCATGCCAGCATCTTTTTATGTCAGTTCTTCAACGAGGTCGCGTCAAGACAGTATATTTACACTACCAATTGAAGTATAGCAAATAATACTTAACCTATCGATAATATTAACTTAGCTTAAGTTATCTTTGGTAACTTGCAACGGTCTTCtctcaaaaaatataatctatattttttttcttacgaTCTTACtacaaaaatacagaaattacCCATTGTGCAGATACAAATACTGAAGTTTCTAGTTTATACCCTTAGAGAAAAAGCGTTAACAAAGTGAGCCAATTCAATGGGCCGACTTTCTAAATGTAACAACTGAATCCACCCTGTAAATGTGATATACCTACTACCAGCAGAAATAGGACTCAAACAAGTAGCATTCACGGGCATTGagaacataataattaaatactactACATAATGACAACTACTGCTATACCGATTACAATCATACCTATTCAATATGGTTTCTGTGTTGTGTGTCGGCTGTGTGTTGGTGTTACTACACCTTCGTCATCAGTGGAACTTTCCATAGGCaacaactttattattttaccaaccttatctttaaattttattttatcgctAAGGTCTTCAAACGAGTCAATTTTGCGAAGAgtactgtttattttattttcaattaaagtGACATTATACGATTGATCATTCGGTACTTTTATTTCATTGATTACATTACTTTTCTGTTCTAAATCATTCTGAGCAGCAGAGGTTTGTAAGTCATCATTAAGAGCCGGGTTTTCCTTTACGttacttaaatttttgtttgtctTGATTGATCTCCAAGTTTCGAGGTTTTTACCAACCATTTCGTACATAGGATTTGTATTCGGAAGTATTTGTCGAAGAATTTCGTAACACGGTACGCATATTTCCTCCAAGAAACCGACCTGTAAGAAAaagattgtaatttttaaagcaGATTTGGATTTCAAACTACGGATTTTAACATAGACTTAGAATTGATTTGAACCGTTAGTAAATGGTCTTTACAGTTACATGGCCTAGAATCGAgaaatttttctataaaactaATACAATGTTGTTCGTACCATAGGTCCCATTGTGCAGATACAAACTACTGTActgatttcataaaataaatatatttctgtgcCATTTGTTTCGATGCGACAACCACGTAACAGCCCAaccataattaaatacaaattcattaaattattattcttctacCTGACTAGTCGCTTGTTCTTCAGGTTTATATCTGTCCATCATAGGCACAGGTATTTTTCCAGCCGCCCTTTCCTTATCACCTTGTTCGTAAAATTCTTCAAATATTACTTGTACAGTTTTTATTTGGATATCCCATGGTTTTGTGGATGCGGATAGATCAGCAGCAGTCATTGATATTGCCATTGCCAGTTTGCTGAAATAGAAAAtcgtaatcttaatatatacaaattacgtgtcacgttgtttgtccgctatggactcctaaactacttaaccgatttcaatcaaattagcacatcgtgtgcagtttgatctaacttctTAATTTagacccgcaatattattttattgcaaattattgaACACAATTCTAAcggatggcgctgtgttgaaagtaccaacgtttcagaTAAGctataatttaatggcatatCCACCAAAAAAGCGTGGTGgtcccatgactggtgttctcctacagtttcccttgaatagtttattactatgtaatattACCAGAAACTTGCCACTGCAACGCTTGGCCGCGTCTACtagttcaataataatttttcaagagttagttcattaaaataattgttactaACAATTAACTATCTAGAACCCAAAATTTGATCATTCAACATAATTGCAAAAAACTGCAATTGAAAATCATGATACATACCAATTTTTCGGATCCTGCCAATTAAATAGTTGAACTTTGTCTACTTCTAAAATTGATTTCATTTTCTTCATATTTGGGAAGAATGCTGCTAAATCCGTTGCTAATATACAATGTtcaatatcttttaaaatgtCTCGATATTCATCGTGTGCCATATGAGAAAATATATCGTGACCACTCTGAAAGACATTATAATTAACCAGTCATAAAACGGTATGcaactatattttttgtatatcaatgaaaGGAGCATACAAAGTTTGCAGGTGTAGACTATTGTTTTTGGTCTATGAACTAACCTCGATGTCTTCTGTTCGcgagaaaatgaaaaaattcaGTTTGGATGGAACATTCttcataatatacatttacatgAATCATGTAACGCTGCGTCTTATATTGGGCTTTATGAATGTGTGTAatgataaaaactaattttaacaaaaactttaccTGATGTAAGATCTTCACAGTGATATTGAAGTGATGGTGTTCAAGAGGAGAAGTGGAATACATAGTAGCTAAAGGTGATGCCGTTTcgttaagatatttattagtatagcCTCGATGATCCAAGTCATGACATATACTAGCCACAAATAGAGCCTGTCGCTGTAATCAACGTTTAGTTATTAAGATGTCGGTATAATacgaaatgttattaaaaaaatgaatatattttaagcttAGTAATAAGCGCGTCTTGCTCGGCAATAATaggatttttatgtattattagacTTGTTTTCCCGGAAATTCGCGTTACACGAGGTAAAAGCAAGCTAATATCAACATTCTATTTAGTTTACCAGTACACATACCATTTTGGAATCGAATCGATTTTCAGTATCATTTTTCAACATGACATACATCGCATGAGCAACAGACCATCCATGATCAAAGTTATGATACGGCACGTTTCTATAGTTTATTTTCACAGTAAGTATAAATCTTATTACAGATAATCTattgaaatttgataaatcaAATAAGTCATCAAACATTGTTATGGCGGCTTTGCATTTTTGGATCTCATCAAACATATAAGGATCCAGATAAAAATTATCCatattgatattaaatgtCTCGATATCCTTATTGATTTCGTCAACTTCACGATCTTTGCAAGTGTTATGATAGCTTAGCACTTCCAGAGCAACTTCAtactttagtttttgttttaatatgtcaTGATATAGTTTGGCGTGCTGCAACGCTAGTCCAAAAAACGTAGAAAAACGTTCAAATGCCATTTCGTCTTTTTGGTCAAATGTAGAATTGTTCCTCTTGTTTATCATTTGAACAACGCCCATTACATTACCTTGCACCTTAATAGGCAtgcaaagaatatttttagttttatatccAGTTAGTTCATCGACTTcactgtaataataaattataaataaatgctcaattttttaaccaaatatatttttttataaatctatgGATTctattaagaataatttttgCTAAGCCTATCTTAGCCTAGCTTATTAGGATTTTTAGTTACTTAGTTACTTAGTTATTGAAATGTATCCCTGATTGTCAAAATGCCAGAATAACGTTTGCATCAAAACGTTCACCTGAGTGTCTAAAAATTCACATACAAACATTCGCAACAGCACCTGTTAAATCTGGGATCCGAGTAGGCATCAGCAATGTTGAGATTTTTACCCGTCACTGCCACATGGCCAGCAATTCCTCTCTTCAGGGGTAGTCTTATTTCTTGAATTTCGCCATTAGCTCTCAGGTGACACGGttcatatttaatatcaaataacGGTGGTACCAgttctgattttttattatcaacaaGAAACAGGGACGCCCGATCTGCCTTAACCAATTTTTGCACAAATTCTAAAACCCTCTTCATCACATGATCTAGGGATTCGATGTCTTCAAATATAGATCTggaatttttaagtttattttataattataatatctgGATTTACCGATAAGTGTGTTTATTTCGAATTAAGTTTTGATTGTGGTTGAGGCAAAGGCAAGATTATATTGCTATAATGTGTAGTAAATTCGAACAGAAAAACTGCATCATCAGCAACTTTGGTCGGCTCGAATTTACTGATACTGCTCAGTTAGGAAAAACAAGAACCTGTAATCTCATAAATAACTTATGGGTGAAATAACTTACTTCACAGACTCTAGTAAAAATCCGTACATATCATATTCTTGGTTCTTTGCCCAGTACAAATTACAATAGTGCAGTGCTAGACTGTTCCAAGTAATAAAGTTTGAGCATAATTTCTCTTCTGCTTCGTCAAAAGAGTCGGATCTCCACAGTTCTACAATGTAAGTAGTCTGTCCAGATTCGTTTAAGATCGGTTGATACATTACGTGCTTCAGCTTCTGAAAAGAATTTACGACATTGCTAATAAAGAATTTGGGCAAAAGAGATCTCTTTCAGCAAGAACTGACTTTGGTGTATAAAGAATAAacattgtaaattaatttaatttttttattaatttataatattttttaaaattttaatttctgaGATCTGAGGGTATAGAAGGGAGGGTAGAGAGCTGAGGGTCAGCGGGCAAGTCAGgtaatacgtatttttaaatgataaaactGAGTTACCGTATTTGTTGATGAGCGATCAATGTCTGTGGATAACCGAAGGATTGCACCAGTCTTAGCCACTTCCAGGACGTTCTCTGTATATTCTGCCTCTGTCTGGAGCAATGTattctaaacaaaaattttggtatttttatttgaaatttataagaGTTATTCCAGACAAATAGGAGTTGTCTTGCTAGTAAGGTTtcaatttgataaaatataataaactattgtctaaatttgacattttaaataaaacacaggACTcccacaaaaattatatacaaaataattaagtaaatagcCACACATAGACGcatacacacataaacacatacGTACACGCACAGACAcactaatatttataaatattcatggatattttttgttaatggtTTTGTAATTTCTATAAGAACTAACGCATTTGCGTGAAAACACGAAATatgaaaaagttatttaatactttaaataattgagAAATAAAATAGGAAGAGACAATACGAATATATTAACAACTGGAAGAACGTTTACACGCAAagactattaaaaattacataacatatttttaatagaacgtTGAGGATGTATGTGATTGTATATGAATTCATCTTACTATTATACTATTTactttgcgtgttgttcccacgagaatgtaagtgcgtgctcctatttcaccatgccttttgctgatagaggacaaatatttgtttttaatttatgttattattattaattacttaaaatgtcacatgggacatggtgtaatggttgcagctccttacaaacattttgtaaaacaaaaaaatggagattaaaaagagtggcggagagtttattgccagttcttctctcccgttctacgcccttgatttgagaactggcagtaaatgtaaaattagaagcattaatatggatttctttactgacaagttataagtgtacattatgttacctatgtgattaaatgatttttttttactaccaATTAGTTATTTCTACGTTCAAACACCAATTTTACCTGATTATCAATCACATAGTATTGAAAGACAGCCGGGTCATCGGGAAACAGTTTGTATACTCCAAAGGCACCAGCACTCAATGCTGTGCCAACTGAAATTGCTATTTCCTTTATTGCAGACTCCTCATCCTTAACATTGTCAAATGATTTTATAGTATTCTGAAATAAAATCGACTTATGTACTGTTAAGAGACAAAGTTGATTTCGTAATAGATGAACTTTAGATTACAAATGGCAAATGCAAAGATGTTCACAATTGTTCCACGTGCCTCGTACGTACATGTATTATAATGCGCCAGTGTATTGGgttttacaatacaatttatgaagaaaataaagaatataatataatatttatgaagaTGTATACATTTTCCACCTTACCAAAGATGGCGAGAGGAAATACTTTAGCGAGCGGAAAGACTCTGACTTTGATTTGTGTTTTctgtttagaatattttttttaacaatgcaATCCGTTttgatttatattgtttaagttttcttttataatatgtatttgtgtAGCTGTTAGATAACTTATagacaataaatacattatataataatactttactCATTCTctcaaattatgtttacacTGTTGAAAAGAGACACTTGAATACTTTAACTGCGGATAAGGAGGATCTATACAatctacttaaaaatatatacggaAGACTTTACAgcgtaatacaaaatatattttcttgtaaaaactatggtagttttaattttaaagatgaAAAGGTCGATTAGAAGCTTCCACCGAAAATCCGCTCTCATCAACCCTCGCCAAATACGATACGAGACTGGCTTGATACAACTTTAAACgtttatctatataattaCAGGGCTAAAGCTagtgtataataattagtgGCATactgaatattaaattacattataataaatactattaacatttttatatagttattgCTAGCTATTAAGGAAATACTGTATGAACAATCTGGAAACGTATTTCCCTATAGTGGTATTACCCGCAATATCTaggaaattataaaatattgtattatgtttattagacctctaagttttaaaatatataaatattgattatttttgttagttagCGTTCCTGTAATAATATCAATTTCATTGCGATTCAAGCTCTGTTTAGGTCAGTAATCTCGCAACAAGAAGTCACGATAGACCCCCAGGCgaacaacaaaatatttgaacaataaaataaaaatttggaaatggtcacgtgactaaatattagaaaattatatattaataaaagtatggATCAACATTATTTAGCTAACGAGAGAAATAAGAAAAAGATCATCCAAATAATCTACCGATTTATAGAAGAGATAGATAGGATAGAATACTCAAAGTATAAAGGTCTATGTCAGAAGACAACATGACAATAAATCTTTTtgcaaagaaaaataatatgttgaaGTTTCAATTGTTTGTACTTTGATAAAggctttatttgttttattaacaaaacatttttgttaaatgCTTATGTAAAATTACACAATCGACTGGacacaatacaattaaatattacgaTTAAGCAATGGagcataaaactaaattaacatAAGCATATTTTAATACCACTGCTCTTGTCGAAAaacaagagcagtgttggcctggtgGTTTCAGCGTGGGTCTCTTATCCCTGTGGTCTTAAGTTCGATCTCCGGTTGTGCACCTTGGACTTTCTGTACGTGCGCATCTAACACTCGCTTGTAGACAGAAATATGAAACAACCGGCATTTCTCAAATCCGAAAATTGACGCTATCTGAcagacagaaggctgatcacaaacttgtctatgaaatataaatgataaacgcATGctacctgccctgcgattctgtaactcgcttttcgaactcacacagaggttttcgcatcggcggacgctctcaaatcagtcgtgaagcagtcattttatgatttggcattctgataaacaataaactacaagctcccacccaATCGCAGGGCTGAGCCTAAGAACCGTACAGGGTCACATAAAATCCAGAACCTTAGTTTGGAATATATTGAATTCCTACAAACGATACGCCTTCATTAAGATCTTGAAAGATAGTATAACTTCTGTGTAAATATGAGAAATTACTGTATAAAATAGATCAAaggtttaatattatgttaaatccAGCAAGTGTGATAATTGTTAAGTGCAAAAAGAAAAGCAAGATAGCAAAGAGAAAAGGACTTCTTATGCGCAGAAGTCTGAGAAGAAAAGAAGCACATGTCGTACGGTGGACACTTTTTGTACTTTACAATTACCTGTATAAataggtattttgttttttttttgtaaatgtatGCCTTTATCAAAGACCctttagttataaaaacaaaatcagtcGATTGTACCCTTTCTCTATGTCGAATTCTGTTTAAGCTGTGTTTACGgggtattttttataacaggaggcaaggaggctcatctgatgttaagtgataccatggacactcacatacCCAaaaagctcgcaagtgcgttgccggccttttaagaatagctTTTTACCTATATGGTTcttatatttatctatttatttatttttatgtattaatacttcgttgcaataacattttaaaattgacaaaattaaataaaaggagggcaactggcgttCCGACAAtcgtttgttttataatggtgtgaattaaaatatataaataagaagtATTTATGTAACTTACCAAAAACTTTTCTTTATTCCCCACTTCATTATTTTCGTCGTTTGAGcacatctataaaaaaatattgtaatattatattttcttatacaaGAGTAGGAAACTAGCGATTTTAACTATTCATATTATTGTACATTCTgcgataattttaaatagatataatatagtgATATAGTGATACTTTGCTACAGTATaagtatatttgtattaaacaaatatactaacaaataataggaaatatttatttaatcactgtaaagatattaataaactgatttattactattactaattaacatgtattttaataattaaaagtgattTTTACTATGTATATTTGCTATGTCAAaacaaatcatattttaattaatgcatATTAATCGTAAAATGTATGTTGTATTAACACTCACGTTATTACAGGTGGTTTTCCTAATTAGCCACTGTTGCAATTCTTCAACAGTCACAAAttccataatatatttttctaaattcttcctgttattatcaaaataatcttttattgTCACTGTTGACACTTTTCTTTTCCGGtagtctaaaatatttaaataaatgaaccaTCCCATCCTTATAACAGTAGATAATCTCGTCAATTCTATTTCCGGTATCATTAGTCTGTTAGGTAAATATTTCCATGTTCTGCCTATAATATTCTGCCAATAATACCATCTATTTTTTGTCTTTCGATTTTATAAATCTTCCCTTTcacatattacataaattctatGTTAATTCAAGATTAAAATTGCTATTGAGTATAAAACAATGCGATGCAAAATGATATAAAACTGATTAGAAGGTTAGGTTAATTAACCACAAGAGAAATATACAACCGactaaaatatacttacttaTTCTTGCTTTGATTCCTCGTTGGGGTCTTACAGGGGGCAGCTTCTGATCATCTTCAAAGGTTCCAGGTTTCattgatgttttatttactggaGATGTTGGCCATTCATGAAATGGTTTATCTGTATTTAGTACAAAAATATGGTAAAACTTTTACACTTCATCTAAATCTAATTTATCGTTAGagctaaaatatttctatttgaaATGTGATTTGGTAGTTCATTTTGATTATACATTCATTTATCCCAGGTAACGGGTGTTTTTTAGCGTATAATTACCTATGTCTCCATTTTTCGCAATGGCTGGTAGATGAAGAGGTCGCGCGTTCTGTAATGACACagaaaacaatagaaatttcGTTTGTGCAGTTTTTAAAACGTGTTAGAATTCATTTGCAAAATTTCCGTTGTCAGTTTTGTACGTGATgcaattacattataattcATTACTTCAGCTTAAATACGTAATAAAGAAGATTACGGACTAATTTCAATACCTTAGCTAAGCGATTCGCAACTGCGTAGTGTTTACGACCTTcacattgttatttttatatgcgtTAATTCTACCGCAAAAGGAAATCGTCAACGACTTGGCAGATTTTAGAGCTCTAAATTCCCAGACAAATTATCAATGTGTAATACAGAAATGGTCCTCCGTAACagtataaaaaactaatttttgttGATAATAATctgtataaaatgttatttaaaaacgcgtaaataattattgatttatcaaaaaatcgatgattaaaaattttgattttcataAGTCCGTCACGTGACACAAAACTGTTACAGTAAATCGCCGGAgactttatttttcaaaatataatacttttgTAAGCATTTAACACGTACAAACTTGACTTTTGTTAACGCATAGGCATGGTACCATAATTATGTGGTGAtggtgcgacgccatcttgtctaGAGTTTTGGCTCTTAAAGTTATGAAtatgaaatttgaatttttaaagcttttttaaataattaacagaaataaaaaattacaaataatcagaaatatttattgaaatctcttAAAAACTTTACAAAGTAAAACtagcaattaattaaaaatttaaacaaggGTACACAATAAAGCTGTATTCCGAGAAATGTGTttcagtaaaataattaaagagttTCTCAAGGAATTCATAAGTTTTGCAAATCATTTTTacatatacagtgtaaactctttataacgaatttcaagggaccgagcattttAATCGTTATAGAGAGATTCCGTTATAGGGAGGGAAGAATTAATGTATGTGTATTGGGTTAATAAATCTAACTAATTTATAGAGAGACGTTATAGAGAGAGTTTTCGTAATAACGAATGCctttataaagagtttacactgtatataatTGTGTATATGAACATTCGCACATAGAAACCATAAATGTTCCCTACAAGGTCACAGAACAAGGTATTATAAGTtgttattgattaattaagtacctaatagtGATTGGACGTTATTACTTTCATATACTTGAAAGCTGcaatagaaatttaaaggaCATAATAAAAGGTTGAAAATTGTACTATGTCGGTTACCATGGTACCATTTTCTACACAACAGAAATA is a window from the Pieris napi chromosome Z, ilPieNapi1.2, whole genome shotgun sequence genome containing:
- the LOC125062410 gene encoding MIF-like protein mif-2, with the translated sequence MPCLKVLTNLPNSKIPNDFVNKIVPVLSKSVRKPVENFMVVISGDCQLSFGGVSTEYGAVASIESIGHLGPDDNKVITKEVTAFINKELGIKPNNFFLTFYDLAAYNVARDGDTIG
- the LOC125062408 gene encoding probable 3',5'-cyclic phosphodiesterase pde-5 isoform X2, translated to MSSNLMPGNKGTSTDEAMRKNARPLHLPAIAKNGDIDKPFHEWPTSPVNKTSMKPGTFEDDQKLPPVRPQRGIKARINYRKRKVSTVTIKDYFDNNRKNLEKYIMEFVTVEELQQWLIRKTTCNNMCSNDENNEVGNKEKFLNTIKSFDNVKDEESAIKEIAISVGTALSAGAFGVYKLFPDDPAVFQYYVIDNQNTLLQTEAEYTENVLEVAKTGAILRLSTDIDRSSTNTLKHVMYQPILNESGQTTYIVELWRSDSFDEAEEKLCSNFITWNSLALHYCNLYWAKNQEYDMYGFLLESVKSIFEDIESLDHVMKRVLEFVQKLVKADRASLFLVDNKKSELVPPLFDIKYEPCHLRANGEIQEIRLPLKRGIAGHVAVTGKNLNIADAYSDPRFNSEVDELTGYKTKNILCMPIKVQGNVMGVVQMINKRNNSTFDQKDEMAFERFSTFFGLALQHAKLYHDILKQKLKYEVALEVLSYHNTCKDREVDEINKDIETFNINMDNFYLDPYMFDEIQKCKAAITMFDDLFDLSNFNRLSVIRFILTVKINYRNVPYHNFDHGWSVAHAMYVMLKNDTENRFDSKMRQALFVASICHDLDHRGYTNKYLNETASPLATMYSTSPLEHHHFNITVKILHQSGHDIFSHMAHDEYRDILKDIEHCILATDLAAFFPNMKKMKSILEVDKVQLFNWQDPKNCKLAMAISMTAADLSASTKPWDIQIKTVQVIFEEFYEQGDKERAAGKIPVPMMDRYKPEEQATSQVGFLEEICVPCYEILRQILPNTNPMYEMVGKNLETWRSIKTNKNLSNVKENPALNDDLQTSAAQNDLEQKSNVINEIKVPNDQSYNVTLIENKINSTLRKIDSFEDLSDKIKFKDKVGKIIKLLPMESSTDDEGVVTPTHSRHTTQKPY
- the LOC125062408 gene encoding probable 3',5'-cyclic phosphodiesterase pde-5 isoform X1 → MSSNLMPGNKGTSTDEAMRKNARPLHLPAIAKNGDIDKPFHEWPTSPVNKTSMKPGTFEDDQKLPPVRPQRGIKARINYRKRKVSTVTIKDYFDNNRKNLEKYIMEFVTVEELQQWLIRKTTCNNMCSNDENNEVGNKEKFLNTIKSFDNVKDEESAIKEIAISVGTALSAGAFGVYKLFPDDPAVFQYYVIDNQNTLLQTEAEYTENVLEVAKTGAILRLSTDIDRSSTNTKLKHVMYQPILNESGQTTYIVELWRSDSFDEAEEKLCSNFITWNSLALHYCNLYWAKNQEYDMYGFLLESVKSIFEDIESLDHVMKRVLEFVQKLVKADRASLFLVDNKKSELVPPLFDIKYEPCHLRANGEIQEIRLPLKRGIAGHVAVTGKNLNIADAYSDPRFNSEVDELTGYKTKNILCMPIKVQGNVMGVVQMINKRNNSTFDQKDEMAFERFSTFFGLALQHAKLYHDILKQKLKYEVALEVLSYHNTCKDREVDEINKDIETFNINMDNFYLDPYMFDEIQKCKAAITMFDDLFDLSNFNRLSVIRFILTVKINYRNVPYHNFDHGWSVAHAMYVMLKNDTENRFDSKMRQALFVASICHDLDHRGYTNKYLNETASPLATMYSTSPLEHHHFNITVKILHQSGHDIFSHMAHDEYRDILKDIEHCILATDLAAFFPNMKKMKSILEVDKVQLFNWQDPKNCKLAMAISMTAADLSASTKPWDIQIKTVQVIFEEFYEQGDKERAAGKIPVPMMDRYKPEEQATSQVGFLEEICVPCYEILRQILPNTNPMYEMVGKNLETWRSIKTNKNLSNVKENPALNDDLQTSAAQNDLEQKSNVINEIKVPNDQSYNVTLIENKINSTLRKIDSFEDLSDKIKFKDKVGKIIKLLPMESSTDDEGVVTPTHSRHTTQKPY
- the LOC125062408 gene encoding probable 3',5'-cyclic phosphodiesterase pde-5 isoform X3, producing MSSNLMPGNKGTSTDEAMRKNARPLHLPAIAKNGDIDKPFHEWPTSPVNKTSMKPGTFEDDQKLPPVRPQRGIKARINYRKRKVSTVTIKDYFDNNRKNLEKYIMEFVTVEELQQWLIRKTTCNNNTIKSFDNVKDEESAIKEIAISVGTALSAGAFGVYKLFPDDPAVFQYYVIDNQNTLLQTEAEYTENVLEVAKTGAILRLSTDIDRSSTNTKLKHVMYQPILNESGQTTYIVELWRSDSFDEAEEKLCSNFITWNSLALHYCNLYWAKNQEYDMYGFLLESVKSIFEDIESLDHVMKRVLEFVQKLVKADRASLFLVDNKKSELVPPLFDIKYEPCHLRANGEIQEIRLPLKRGIAGHVAVTGKNLNIADAYSDPRFNSEVDELTGYKTKNILCMPIKVQGNVMGVVQMINKRNNSTFDQKDEMAFERFSTFFGLALQHAKLYHDILKQKLKYEVALEVLSYHNTCKDREVDEINKDIETFNINMDNFYLDPYMFDEIQKCKAAITMFDDLFDLSNFNRLSVIRFILTVKINYRNVPYHNFDHGWSVAHAMYVMLKNDTENRFDSKMRQALFVASICHDLDHRGYTNKYLNETASPLATMYSTSPLEHHHFNITVKILHQSGHDIFSHMAHDEYRDILKDIEHCILATDLAAFFPNMKKMKSILEVDKVQLFNWQDPKNCKLAMAISMTAADLSASTKPWDIQIKTVQVIFEEFYEQGDKERAAGKIPVPMMDRYKPEEQATSQVGFLEEICVPCYEILRQILPNTNPMYEMVGKNLETWRSIKTNKNLSNVKENPALNDDLQTSAAQNDLEQKSNVINEIKVPNDQSYNVTLIENKINSTLRKIDSFEDLSDKIKFKDKVGKIIKLLPMESSTDDEGVVTPTHSRHTTQKPY